In Streptomyces sp. HUAS ZL42, the DNA window GTCCTCCTGAGGAAGCTTCAGTTTCGGAAGCCGTACCGGTTGCGGCCCGGGCACGCTGCTTCCGCATGCCAGGCAAACGATGCCTGAACTTCCGATGGCATTCGATGCCTGGGTATCCGATCGCACAAGATTTTGAGCACCTTGTGCCGTTATACGCCCGGGGGCGCTGATAAACGAACGCCCCGGCGGCACTGGCGTGCCGCCGGGGCGTTCGAAGTACGAGCAGAGGCAGCAGACGATTAACGCTTGCTGTACTGCGGGGCCTTGCGGGCCTTCTTCAGACCGGCCTTCTTGCGCTCGACCGCGCGGTCGTCGCGGCGGAGGAAGCCGGCCTTCTTGAGCGGGCCACGGTTGTTGTCGACGTCGGCCTCGTTCAGCGCGCGGGCGACACCGAGACGGAGCGCACCGGCCTGGCCGGAGACACCGCCACCGGCGATGCGGGCGATGACGTCGTAACGGCCCTCGAGCTCGAGCACCTTGAAGGGCTCGTTGACCTCCTGCTGGTGCACCTTGTTCGGGAAGTAGTCCTCGAGGGTGCGGCCGTTGATCTTCCACTTGCCGGTGCCCGGAACGATCCGGACGCGGGCGATGGCGTTCTTGCGGCGGCCCAGGCCGGCGGCCGGCTGGGGCTC includes these proteins:
- the rpsI gene encoding 30S ribosomal protein S9; this encodes MAETTAEQPLEELDIDSYTTESEVPVEGEYTSESLASRFGEPQPAAGLGRRKNAIARVRIVPGTGKWKINGRTLEDYFPNKVHQQEVNEPFKVLELEGRYDVIARIAGGGVSGQAGALRLGVARALNEADVDNNRGPLKKAGFLRRDDRAVERKKAGLKKARKAPQYSKR